Part of the Triticum aestivum cultivar Chinese Spring chromosome 4D, IWGSC CS RefSeq v2.1, whole genome shotgun sequence genome is shown below.
AGGGGCGGCCGCTCCTTCTCCCgccctgccgtcgccgccgcagtaTATTGGACGGGGCCCCAAGATCTTCAACGGTGCagctgccccgcgccgcccggcGGCCCTCTCTCAGTCGCACGATGTTCAGACGGCGCCGGAGAACGGTTCCTCCGCGGGTCGTGGTGGAGATCCCTCCATGAGTACGTTGCCTCTGATGCTCCCCAAACGCCATAGCTATATGCATGAAAAGGGCTGCTGGATCTGTGTGCGTGTGGATGCTGGCTGTGCACGCAGTATGAATTCCAAAAGGTCTGCTGGATTTGTGTCCGTGTGGATGCTGGATTAGTAGTGTGTGTGAGGTTTCTAGATCTTCTCATTTTTCCTACCATCGAATAGTAGTGTGTATGACAACAGAAATAAATTATGATGGCGTCCAAGTGTTTGTACTGTGACTATAATGCTTTGCCACCACCTCAGATTATGAGTTTGATATTGTGGGAAACGTGTTACTTCTTAGAAGAACTTAATAAGGTTATTTGAAAACCAAGATTTCTCAGAACCTGAAGTTTTGGACAGAGATGATAAAGTTGCTTTGGTGTCTATGCAGTTCAGTGTATTTGTTGAGGAGGTCTTCCTGAATGAACAACTTGCAAACCTGCATACATTAATAACATGGGGAAAAGTACATATTGCATTTGCATTTTAGGTAGCACAGTAATACTTCAGAAATGTCTAGGTTGGAGGCCGGGCGATAGGCCGAGAAAGAAGAAAATGAAGTGATTGGATTGAAACCGTGTATATAATGGGCTGTTTTTCCGTAACACACATAGTGACACAGGCAACAAAGCTTTGATTGTAGGTGAGTTTACAATTGATTTGTGCATTCCATCACCTGAACGTATGGATTTTTGGGGTCATTCATGAACGAATTTTACAGGGGATGCTTCTTCGTTACACGAGATTCATTGGTGCCAGTTGCATCCAACCTCTATACATGAGCTCCGTCCCTGGGGTGATTAGAGAGGCCAGAAGATTAGCAATGTTTAGCAACAGATAGGAGCCACCAATCACTAATCTCTTTCGAACGCCAGCACTTCATTTTCGAACGGGCTTCTCCGGCGGCTGTGTGCTGCCTACGAGGAGGAGAATCAACCGTAGATCCCAGCCACCAGCGTTGGATAAAGagggaaaagaattctatgagaccaggtctcatataatttttttccgccGAAGAGGACCCCGGAACTAGATGGATGAGGAGCCCGAGACGTGGTTACGAGATATGTCGAACTCCTCCATCTCAGCGGCGCGCAATGCCGTGACGGACGGCTACGGGGCATGCGGAACTACCAAAACTGCCCCTGATCGCAAAATATACTACCCAAAATCTGCAATAATATTTCCATATCTAGACCGTCCAAACAAAAAAATGAACGGCCAATATTGATCTGATGCACCGTAAAAGGTCTCTTGGTCATGACCCTAAGTTTGTATGAAGTACAGTTAAATCCCAACAGGTTCTGGTGCTCAAACGGGGATATTAAAGTATACTCATAAAACATGCGGGAGCATTTCTTTATTGCTGGTTGAATTGAAATTGTTTCCTTTCATATTTGCGTGAAATTTCTTCCTGGAGTATCAGTGTGAATTATCTCTTTGTGCATTCAATATTGTCTTAGTCATTGATCTTTCTCCTCCTCAAATTTTTTTGACCTGTCGATCAAATGGCTAGCACTCCTTGTCTCCTTTTTGCTGTAGAGTTTTGTCCATAGACTTCACATTCCTATCACATATTGCATTCCGGTCATGAGACATGACACCCAGCATAAATCCTCTCCATTCTCCCATACATTTCCTTTGAGTACGATGGAGTGATTGCACATACCGAAAAGGCTAAGGCAAATGATATTTGGATAAGCCGTATGATTGAGTCTTAGAATAAAGTTTGAGGACATAACATATGAAGTTGCTCTTGATTGGCGTTTTGCTGGTGGAAGTGATTCTTTCTTCATCTATACACAGTTTTAGGAGAGTATGTTTGACGCTTCGTGCCGAGACAGTTCCGTTCTTCATATGCTAGTGTGTCATATCAGCTAGCTTGTCTGTTTTTTAGAGAGAAGTTAGCTTATTTTTTGAGGATAGAGAAAAAGCTAGGCTTATCTAGTGTTGGGCATCCACATTATTTACTATctgtttttttccaaaaaaaaaagttATGGTCTCCTATTGGCGAAACCTTTTTTCCTTCAAGACGATCGAAGCTACGATTGATTAACACGGAATGATATGTATCGCTCACTGCGAGCGTTCAAACTCCGATCAGTCGCTAGCACAGAAGATGGACCGGCCCTTTAGGAACTGAAGTGCAGCAAGCGCCGAACCGATAGGAGAGATGACGACTAGATTTAGGAATCGTCTTGAAGGTTCCTAACCAATTTTGGAAGCATCTAAGGGGTTCCTGTCTTCCTGAACTGGGGTTTTTGCTTTTAGTggtttcctttttcttgtttttctgttATAAACTTATTGTGTGTTATTTTTCCTCTTTCTTCTGTTTTGTCTTAGAAatcaaaaactaaaaaaaataaaaatactaAACATATTCAAATTAAAATATTTATTCATTTAAAAACCAGAATATATTTTTTCATGATATCGATAAATGTTTTTGTGTTTTCAGAGAAGTGATTGGAAATTTAAAATGTTCAGATTTTATAAAAAAATTCACAATTTCAATAAATTTcataaattgttcacaaatttcaaaatatgttcggaAATTTGAAAAATATATATTTACAACTTTTTAGAACTTTGATTGATGATTTTTTGTTTAAAAATTCATGACCATTTTTAAAAATTTGAACATGTATTTATCCACATTTTTTCGATTTGCACCAAAAAAATAATTTCACGAATTACTTTAAATTCCTGGGAAACTTTAAATTtgcataatttttttaaataatttttatttgcaCAAATTTTTCGAATTcgtaatatttttaaaataattggTGGACACTTATTTGGATTCATAAACTGTTTTTGGTTTTTGTAGTTCATGAAAAAAATCTGATGAAAAAAACACAAAAGCCCTGTAGAATTTTGCTTGAGCGATACAAATTAATTGTTGCTGTTGGAGAAAAAATGCATGATGAAAAAAACCAAAAGCCGTATATATTTTTGTTTGAGCGATACATTTTTTTTGTTGTTCGTGAAAAAAAGCCTGATGAATAAACACAAAAGCCCCCTACATATTTTTGTTTGAGCGTCATAGACGCGTTATGATTGCTTGGGCTAGCTCTATAATTCGCTTTCCTGTAGTCAAGCACTATAGGCGACGGGAGTGATGGCGTTGCGAGCATTTTTTTTGTTGTATACGTTGCCCCTTTTTTAATATGCAATGCTCTTATTTAATTATATGATAAATACTTTTTTGTACACAATGAGCATTTTTTCAATATACAGTTAACTTTTTTATAAAACACATACTGAACAATTTcctaaaatatttttaaaattttactAGGTTTTTAAAATCTATCTCCTAAGAAACAACATTCGGTTTTTTGGGTTAAAAACTTACTACAAACCGAAGAAAAAAAACCACTCGTGGGCAGAGAGGGCCGGCCCGTTTGCCCTTTCTTCAGCGAAGCCTTCTCTATTTGTCGTGTGCAGGCGGGAAATAGGATGATCCACTTCTCTATTACCCATCATGTAAAAAAAACTTATCTATTACCCATATTGTCTTGTAGGAACCCCCCTCCCTCCCGAGGGGTACCCGTCAGTTAGTTGCTCCCCATTCCTATGATCACAAGGCAATCAAACTTAGGCTAGCACACAGTTGGGATATGCGGGCCATTCAGGCTTGGGCTAGCACATTTGGGCTTCTTTTTCGATTATGACAGAATCTTCGGGTTTTTTCTTTCCACGCACCATCTTTACTTGGTTTTCTGTATATTTGTTTGGTAATCTCAACTGATGCAAAACAAAAACTAATGTATATATAGCAAGTTGAAATACCAAATCGATATTTTTTTCCTTATCCTACTCATCACCTTAAAACAAAAAATGGCATCATTTAATTTATGAAAAATATCATTTAGCCTTGGACGGAAGGATCACGTTAATTATGAATAGTAATAAAAAATTTCTTCCGATTTTGACTACAGCATGCGTAGTGTGGTTAAATGCCTCAAACGAGAATCACCTTAATTTAGGGAAAGTGTCATTTATGTGAATTAGTTTCCACCATTTTCATGTTCTGCCACACGATCTTACTTACGACAATGATGTGGGACAAACCATAGAGAAAAAATGCACTTACGTTGAGACACTCGTAATTGATGCTACTGAATTACTAAAATATATTTGCCCCGTTGCAACGACGGGCAACTAGCTAGTCTCTCTAATGCCCCCGGGGAGCACATCATCCAGATCGGTTCGCTAAAGAAAAAGAACATCATCCAGATCATTTTAGCAGCCATCCTCTCGTGATACGCTGGCCTTTCCCAGGCTGAAAAGTATCCCAGATTTCCAGAAGCAACAAATCAAAGTCCTCTTCTTTTCTCATTTTATTTTCAAAAAAGTCTTCATTTCCCCGTTGTCAAGGTCTAGATCGTTGGGCAATCGGAAAGCTCCTCTCAAGTCACTTTTACCAACTATCATCCCGTGCGTCATTACTTGACTCACTGGCCTGAATTTTCTACGGCAGGAAAAACGTGTTTGAAACTTCTTCCCGGCGCCCGGACTAATTTTACCCGTCCGGCAAATTTCGTTCGTTTGACAATTCACAGTTCCAGTCAGACATGGTGACGTCCAGTGATTGAAACCATGAAACCAAaacagagaggagaagaagaagaatatgaagAAAAAAGAACAGCAATCGCATCTGCCGGACGGCTCATCCTATGTTGCAGGAGGCCGAAGCACAAATGTCCCACCATATTTACAGCTGAGCTCCACACTATGTCCACTTGGGAGAGAGAGACGTTGGTGCGGGTACTAACATATACACATGGCGCGTCGTGTCGATCGATCGATCAATCGGAGTGTACACAAACTACTACTGCTCGAGCCAAAAATTTGAGACCGGAGGAGGAAGCAGAGACGCCTGCGGTCGCCTCTCCAGAATCCCCATTCCCATCCGACTGGACGATGGGGTGGGTGTCATACAATGCATTGCTTGAGCGACTTGGGCGTGTGGGTTCCCTTTAACCTTACCTGCACAATTGACAAACAACCGGAGTTAATTTACTAGTAATAACCCGACAAATGACGAGACAGTAACAAAACAGCTGTAATTTTTGTTCGCTTTCACGACAGCTAAAATTTGACGAAGTCGAGGAGATTCCTCTGCTACGAACATCACGCCAAAAGAACCGTCGATCGGGCTGTGTTTCCGACGGaatcaaagaagcttcatcaggcGGCCACACTGCGCGACAGTGACACGCCGGGTTTTGGTTGCGGTTGTGAAGTCACTTTTAGCCCAGATGGCTGCAGCGACCATCCAGATATCTCTAGAAGTCGGCCTGCACAGTCCAGATCAGTCGACCATGTACCGTCCACGTGTGGAGAAATGTGTCACAGGCTCACAGCTGTTGCTGGACCGTGTCTCCGTCCGGTTTTCGTGCGGATTTCGAGCAGGGTTGGCGCTGTTTGAAtttgaatctctctctctctctccgtctgtCCTTGGAGCACCCGGAGTCAGCTAGCTAGGAGCAACCACACTAGTAATCAAAATTTGATGGTACAGCTAATGTGGTGCAGCACTGACCAGTTGGGTTAATCTATGCGCCAGGCAGCAGACACGAGTAGACTAATTCAGAATTTCAGGTTCAGGTCGATGTCTGATGATAAGTGACGACGAATTATGAATTCAGAAATTGCTGGGTCCTCCCATCCGCCCGTTGCACGAGCGTACAGTTGCGCCGGCTGGGGAAAGTAACAGATTCCACGGCGCGCCTCGGATTACACTACGCACTACGCTGGCGCGTTGCACACGAAGCTCGATCAGCTGTCATGGGCCGAAAGCGCTGGGATGAATGAATTATACAATTATACACCCAAAGAAGTGCCTGGATTGTGCAGCAGAATCTTGAATTGAAAAGCTCGAGTTTATCTGAATTTTGGCCACTAATAATATAATGCGAAATTGGTTTTGTGTTTGTTTGGCGTGTGTGACACTGACTGCTACTGAAAAATTGATCATGCCTACGGTGGTTAATGCGATGGAGAATTGGTATGGGCAGAGAGGCATGGAGGGGGTGAGGGGACTCACTGCTTCGATGTCGATCCTGTAGACGACGTGGAGCCGGCGCTTCTCGCGGCTGCTGGCCCGGTAGGCCATGGCGAGGTGCGCGGCGGCGAGCGCGAGCGACATGAGGAACATGGCCTCCACGGCGAGGAGCTGGCCCTTGCCGTGCAGCTCGAGGCCGGCGGCGCCGTGGGCCGGCACGCCGAAGACCGCGACGGCCTTGGCGAGGACGTAGAAGAGGGAGCCGACGCTGCAGGCCGCCGCCACCCACAGgtaggccgcgccgccgccgcacgccgtgtACGCGcctgcacacacacaaaaaaaaaacagCGATCGATTAGTAACCAGGAAGGAAATCAATTTGGATCAGGAAATTGATCCGGCGCGGAGGGGCAGGGCAGGGCGCTTACAGAGGATGAGGAGGGAgcgggcggcggagacggcggggAGGTCGACGAGGGAGGAGCGGAAGTGGAAGCCCCTGGCCTGGTCCAGGAGGGTGTGCGCGGAGGCGGCGTGCTGGTGGGCGTCGGCTCGGAGGAAGTTGGAGAGGAGCGCGGGCGGGAGGAGCAGGTCGAGGAGGACGATGAGGAGCGGCGGCGCGCAGACGAGGAGCAGCGAGGCGAGCatggagacgaggaagaaggccgtCTTGGCCCACCGCCAGGGCCGCGCCCACAGCCCCTCCCCGTGCACAACCGGCAGCGGCagcttcttctccatgccgacgaTCGCTCGGCCTCCCTGCTGCGCTCGTGACAGATCGAATCCGGCCGGGCagcagtcgacggtggatgatGATCTGGTGGGAGTGGTGGGTGCGGCGGGTCTGCGGGGGCAGTGGGTTCGGTCGGAGCCGAGGTTTTAAGCGGGGCGGGGGggacggaggaggcggaggagtttTTCTTGTGCGTGCGTGCTGGGGTCGGGGATGGCGATGGATGATGGTTGGAGGAGGGTTTGACCGCGTAACGCAGGGCCTACTCCTACTCCACGGCAGCAGCCTCGGGCCCGGGGCGCGCCGGGAGCCGCCACGGGTGGCGATGCGTCAGCGCCCGCGTCTGCGTCTCAGCGTGCATGGAGAAGcttccgcccccgcccccgcccccgcccccgccccgcccGGTTAAgagggtgtttggttcagaagtcctacgactttttctagtccccgtagaaaaaatatttggtttctagggactttttaggaactttttctagtctctgggatTAAAAAGTCCCTGAGCCAAACATCCCCTAATTATTTACGGGGACGAGAGCAGGTTGCGTGATGAAACCTCATTGTCTGTCTCAGATATTTCTCTTTCAAACGAGAGATAAAACTGTCCCAGATATGGGCTCGAGGTCTATTTTTCTCGGCTGAGGTTTGTAGTGGGTACCGCCTTTCAAAGTACGATTATCTCTCTTGCTGCTACCGTCTACTAGTTTCGGAGGAAGTTGTGCTCATGTTCACTCCCGTACGTTGCGGGATTTTTGACTGCAACGCCGCGTCATCGCCCGTCGTTAACTTTGCCAGCGCAGGGCGAGCGGCTCCATCTAGAAGCATATTATTCGGCGGATAAATCACACCTATCGTGTCTGTCTGCCAAGCGTCAAATCGACCATAAAAGACAGAGAATGACACGCTCCAGACGCGTGGAGAAACATATTTATTTTTTCGAAAGAGAAAAACATGATGAAAAACAGTGTACTATCGCGTTTTGACGACGAAGAGAACAGTGTAGGTGAATCTTCGGCTCAGGTGCAGTGCACCACATGGGCGCCATGTGGTATGGTACGACATCCCATCCCTCGGCCGAACCCCCGTCGAATCCACGTGACCGGAGGCCGCGCACATTCGGGCAAATGGACCGCCCGCGCGCGCGCTCTATCACATGCCGTGATTTGCGCCCTCCCCGCCCCGCCATGTGGTGCGCGGAGCTGCAGCGGCAGCCGCATGACCAACCGTTAACGGCCGGCCGGCCCTGCCTGCGAATCATAATCATAAACAAAGGAGGCGTGAGTGCTGACCGGTCTTCTCCCGGCGCGCTGCCGAGAGAGATTCATCCACCGTGGATTAGTACGAGCGGCCAGCGACCGGCACGACCAGAGAGCAGAACTACTTTTCCTCCCTTCTCCGGTCCAAATTTTGACGAGGGTTTTCAGTTCTAGGAGTTGACCGGAGCACTTGCGCATATGAAAAAAACGATCGGCTCGGAAGCATCTGCCGTGGATACACACTCGTACGTGCACACGAGGCAGATTGATCGAGGTGTTGTGTTTTCCCGCGTGTTCTCTAGAGATTTTATTGCAGGGATCCGTCGGTCGAAACGCATGAGCTAGCTTAGCAGCAATTACGGGTTACTTTCTTGCTCACAGTTGCTTGTGCCTCCGTTTTCTCCCTCGGAGTAATAATTAACCGGCTTCTTCCCGTTGACCTGACAGCTGATTCGAGAGGATCCGCCTCAGGACGGACGTCACCCGGATACCCTGCTCCTTTGACTGTCCGCCAGGAAGAAGCGCGGGCGAATAGAAGTTTCCTCGCGCTGATGATCGCACCGCACCAGAGCTTTTTTGATTGTCGATTCAACGGGCTCGATCAGTCCTCTGTCATCCATCCGTTTCATGTGAGACTTTCGTACGGTTTTTCATTTTTTACAAGTTTTTAACTAGTTGCTCTCACTGTAGTCGGTCTTTCCTTCACGCAATGGATCTCCTTTCAATTTCCCTGGTCAGGAATTTCGGGCCAGATGATTTCACATGCAACCAGGTGCGTCCTTGAATCCCCTCGcaaaatatataaaaaaggtgTGTCTTTGAATCTACGACTAATCAACGATTACTCAGGCACGCCGTGACCGCATGTGAAAGAACGGATAAAAAGCGCGCAGGCAGGCAAGTGCTCTCACCGGTCACCGGTCACCACTGCTGCTGCGGTTGCACATGCCCGACTTGGAGTTGGAGTTGGTGCGTGTGCGTCCGCTCTAGATGGATCGCCATCATGTCTGTCAGATAAAATGCTCCTCCAAATCTCATGCATGGTCCAGCGTGAGCTGCCCGATCATGCCGCGAGCCTGCTGCAAGTTGGAGAGAACGATCGATGGATAGAGGCCCCATGCTGCATCCTTGGTAGCCACGACAGACAGACAAACTGGACACTCCATGTGCATGCCGATCGGCCATGCATCAACTCATGTTGCGTCTACTACTCCCAAGTGGACGTGtggctaaggccaactccaccgcgcgatcccaaacggacatccgttttgcccggattttgtccgtttgggtag
Proteins encoded:
- the LOC123098997 gene encoding uncharacterized protein; protein product: MEKKLPLPVVHGEGLWARPWRWAKTAFFLVSMLASLLLVCAPPLLIVLLDLLLPPALLSNFLRADAHQHAASAHTLLDQARGFHFRSSLVDLPAVSAARSLLILCAYTACGGGAAYLWVAAACSVGSLFYVLAKAVAVFGVPAHGAAGLELHGKGQLLAVEAMFLMSLALAAAHLAMAYRASSREKRRLHVVYRIDIEAVRLKGTHTPKSLKQCIV